The following DNA comes from Occultella kanbiaonis.
AGGGATCGAAGACCTCGACCACCGGCCGTGGCCGCGCCCGGCAGCTCTCGAGATTCAGATCTGAAACGATAGAAGGAGCACATGAGCGACACCATCAAGGTCGATATCTGGTCCGATATCGCCTGCCCGTTCTGCTATATCGGCAAGCGCAAGTTCGAAGCCGGCGTCGCCGCATCCGGTGTTCCCGTCGAGGTCGTCTACCACTCGTACGAGCTCGCGCCGGACACTCCCGAGGACGTCACCGAGAGCCACGCGCAGCTGCTCGCGAAGAAGATGAGGGTCAGCGTCCCGCAGGCGCGGTTGATGGAGCAGCAGCTCACTGACACCGCCCGCAGTGCCGGGCTCGAGTTCGACTACGAACAGCTGAAGCCGGCGAGGACGCTCAAGGCACACCAGGTGCTGCACTACGCGAAGATGCATGGCAAGCAGGTGGAGATGAAGGAGCGCTTGATGCGCGCGTACTTCACCGACGGGCGCGATATCGGCAAGCTCGACGAGCTCGCCGAACTTGCCGCCGAGATCGGCCTCGACCGCGACGACCTGGTGCGCGTGCTCGAGACCGGGCGGTACCTCGAAGAGGTCCAAGCCGACATCAGGCAGGCGCAGGCCTATGGGATCCGCGGGGTTCCGTTCTTCGTCATCGACGGCAAGTACGGCGTCTCCGGCGCCCAGGAACCTGCCGCGTTCGCCCAAGCACTCACCCAGGCCCGCGACGAGAAGGCTGTGGCATCATGACCGACTCCAACCGCCTCGTCGCTCTCGGTGACCCGAGCGCGGGACGCTGCGAGGACGGGGTCTGCGTGATCGACCCCGCGGCCCCAGCGCCGAGCGCGCTGGCGAGCATTCCGTTCGCCACGACGGGCGGAGACGAAGTGACCCTCGCCGAGTACGCAGGCAGAGTGACCCTGGTCGTCAACGTCGCCTCCAGATGCGGGCTCACCCCACAGTACGAGGGACTGCAACGGCTGTACGCGCAGAACGCCGACCGGGGATTCACCGTGCTCGGGTTTCCCGCCAACGACTTCATGGGTCAGGAGCCGGGCACGGACGCGGAGATCGCCGAGTTCTGCTCGTTCAACTACAACGTCACCTTTCCGATCATGTCGAAGATCACCGTCGTCGGAACGGATCGCCACCCGCTCTACACCGAGCTGATCCGGCAGGCGCCGACCGCCGCAGGGAAGCCGGAGGTCGCTGAGGCGGTCGCCGGAGACGGACCCACTCCGATGGAGGATCCGGAAGTCCTCTGGAACTTCGAGAAGTTCCTCATCGGCCGCGAAGGCACCGTTGTCGGACGCTTCGCGCCCGGCGTCACCCCGGACGACCCGGGGCTGATCGCCGCGATCGATGCCGCGCTGACGTCCCCCGGGGCTCTGAAGCCGCTGCCCTGACTCGTCGGACCTGGATGGGAGCGGCGTCGAGTCCCGAATGCCCGGCGCCCCCTCGGGCTCGACACCGCTCCTGTCGTGCGCGAGATGGGACTCGAACCCACACGCCCGAAGGCACAGGAACCTAAATCCTGCGCGGCTGCCAATTACGCCACTCGCGCTCACCCCCTAGCCTATGTGCCGACCGACCTGACGGAGGAACCGACGTGCCCACCCCGACCCTCGTGCTGGACTTCGACGGCACCGTCTGCCTCGGCGACGATCCGGTGCGGTTGTACGCGCAGGAGGTGGCTCGGCGGCTTTCGGCTCCGTGGGGGGAGCGGGTCGTCGCCGGCGCGGAGGACTTCCTCGCCGGGCGCGCCCGGCCGGGTGACGCCCAAGACGGCTACCAGGCGGTACACGCGCTGGGGTTCGCCGCCGGCCTCGACCGGGCCTCGATGTCGCCCGCGTACCAGGCGTCCAGAGAGCGGCTCGACGCCGGCGAGGGCGAGGTGGGCCCGCCGTCCGGCCTCGGTGAACTCCTGGACGACGTTCGAGCCGCCGGGGTACGGACGGTCCTGCTCACCAATGCCCCAGGCACCGGCGTGTTCGGGTGGCTCGACGCGGTGGAGCTCTCCGACCGGCTGGACGCGGTGATCACCGACGCCGGCAAGCCGGCGTCGATGCCGGACCTGCTCGGCGGGCTCCTGACCGAGGCGGACCTCGAAGGCCGGCCCGACCGGCTCCTCAGCATCGGCGACGTCTGGGCGAACGATGTCGGACCGGCGCTGACCCTCGGGTGCACGGCCTTCCACATCGACCGGTTCGACCTGCACCCGGGACGCAGTTCGCGGACGGCGACCACGTTCGTCGAGCTCTACGGTGACGTTCGGGACTGGGCCGCGCGCTCCTGACGGCCGTACGACGCGCCGTGCGTGACTACCGCATCCCGTCCGGGGTGGCCCGGCCCGAGAGCAGCTCGGTGATCGCGTCGAGCTCGCCACGCTCGTGCCAGGCGAGGCGGCGCAGGAGCTTGGTGGTCGTCCAGAGCTCGCCCCCGGACCGGTGCACCGCGTCCCGGGGCATCGACAGCAGGACCGTGCGAACGTGGCGCTGCGAAGCCGTCAGTTCCTCGGCGAGATCACCCGCCCGGTCCCGGCTCGGCTGGCCGGTCCGCGGCAGGTAGTAGCGGGACTCCGTGTCGCAGATGTGCCACATGGTCGCGCGGATCGTGCGCCACCGTGCCCACGAGGGCATCTCCCGGGTCGGATCGTCGTGGTCGAGTTGCTCCGCGGGCAGTGAGTGAAGCAGTCGCCTCGTTCGTTGCCGCTGCGCCGCCAGGGTGGCGAGGGTTCGCTCGAGCTCGTCGTCCGAGGCGGGCGCGAGGTCACGTCGGAAGGCCTGCTCGTCACCCCGGATCGTCTCGACGATCTCGGCTGCCCCGTGCTCGGCGGTCCACCGGGCGACGGCCTCCGGTGCCGTGCGGCCCTGCGCGCAGGTCCCCCAGAGGGCGGGATCGAAACTCCACACGGCGGCGCCGACCGAGTAGGCCATGCCGACCAGGTCCTCGACGTAGATCGTGCGCATGTCTGCGTCCCTTCGCCCGCCGTCGGCCCGCGCGACCGGGCGACCGGCTCAGTCGATCTTCAGGTCGCGGCGCAGCTTCGCCACGTGCCCGGTCGCCTTCACGTTGTGCTGGGCGAGCGCCACGGTCCCGTCCGGGGCGACCACCACCGTCGAGCGGATCACGCCGGTGTAGGTGCGTCCGTAGTTCTTCTTCTCGCCCCATGCGCCGTAGGCCTCGAGCGTGGTGTGTTCAACGTCACTGACCAGCGGAAACGTCAGGGACTCGGCCTCGACGAAGCTCGCGAGCTTGGCCACGGGGTCGGGGGAGACGCCGACGACGGCGTATCCGGCGCCCTGCAGAGAGGCCAGCGAGTCGCGGAAGTCGCACGCTTCCTTGGTGCACCCGGGAGTGCCGGCCGCGGGGTAGAAGTAAACGATCACGCCGTTCTCGGCGGTCGGGAGGAGCTCGGCGAGGCTGAGCGAGCCGCCGTCCGAGGTGGGCAGGTTGAAGCCGGGTGCAGTCTCGCCGGGGGTGAGTCGAGCCATGGTGTGAACCTCCGTGTCGGGTGCCGTCCCGGACAGGTTAGGCGTCCTCGGGCCGGTTGGCCCCGGACGCTCACAGGCTGGTAATATCGTCCACCGCAAGCACCTCTAGCTCAATTGGCAGAGCAAGTGACTCTTAATCACTGGGTTCTGGGTTCGAGTCCCAGGGGGTGTACTCCACATGATCCCCGTCCGGTCCAACCGGGCGGGGATCATCTGTCTCTCCGAGCAGGAAGCCTCCGCCCACATTGAGGTGGCGCGCGGCGGCGACGACATCGCCGGCTGACCACGCAACCTGACCACGGAGCTTGCGCCCGACTACGGACGCGGACACTCCGAGCACCGGGGCCATCTCTCGCGCCGTGATGCGCTTCAGGAACATGACCTGGTGAGCGCGTTGACCGATCGCCTCGTCGAGCGATCGCGGTTCCGTAATTCCCGTCAATAGCGTCATACGCGTCACGGTAGCACCGTACGCGACACGCCACTAGTAGTTCGTATGTTGACGTGAGTGACGCGAGGCGTCACCCTGTGACGCATGGCGAACGATGATGACTCGACATGGCTAACAACGACGCAAGCCGTCACTTTGCTGCCGGCTGTCACCCCTCGCACTTTGCAGCGATGGGCACAGAAGGGCTCGGTCCAGGTCCAGGTACTGGCAAGCGGTCGCTACCGCTTCCGCCGCTCGGACGTTGAGAAGCTCGCTCGGGAGCGTCAGTCGTGAGCGGGCCGACGCTCGTGCACCTGCTGCGCCTGGAGGCGGAGCGGCGCCGGGTGATCGACCGCATGGTGGCGGACCTGGCGCGGCTGACTGGCACGCCTGAGGCGGTCGTCCGGCTCAAGTACGCGCTGACGCCGGCGGAGCTGGCGGAGCTCGACGCGGAGCTCGTCGCGTGAGCCGGGCGCTGCGGGCGATGGCCCGCGCCGCCGTGCTCTGCGTGCTCGCGTCGGTGCCGCTGGCGGCCACGCTGCTCGCCGGGTGGTGGGCCGCGTGAGGGTCACCGAACCGATGCTCCCCGGGATGGCAGCGGTGCCCGGCTACAAGCGGCCGGCCGCGCGGACCCCGAAGCCGAAGCCGGCCCCGCGGGCACCATGGGCAAAGAAACTCCAGGCGAAGAACCCAACCGTCTGCGACGTGTGCGCGGCGTCGGTCCTGGCGAAGCTCGGCGCCGGCGAGCGGACCTACGCACCGCGCCGGGCCGCGTTCGTCGTCTCGGACGGCAAGGGTCCCGGCCAGCCGCTGTGTGCTGAGCACGCCGCGGACCGCAAGCGCCGGTTGGGGCTCAAGTGAGCGGGCGCTGGGGCCGGCTCGCGGTCGTCGTCGTCGGCTCGGCCGTGCTCGGCGCGGCGCTCGGCGTGTGGCAGGCGTGGGCGGGCACTCCGGTGCCGTTCGTGCCTGAGCCGGAGCAGACCCGGTGAGCGGGTACGTGCCGTCACCGGGTGACCTGGTGACGCGGGGGAGCGGCCTGGCGTTCTA
Coding sequences within:
- a CDS encoding DsbA family oxidoreductase — its product is MSDTIKVDIWSDIACPFCYIGKRKFEAGVAASGVPVEVVYHSYELAPDTPEDVTESHAQLLAKKMRVSVPQARLMEQQLTDTARSAGLEFDYEQLKPARTLKAHQVLHYAKMHGKQVEMKERLMRAYFTDGRDIGKLDELAELAAEIGLDRDDLVRVLETGRYLEEVQADIRQAQAYGIRGVPFFVIDGKYGVSGAQEPAAFAQALTQARDEKAVAS
- a CDS encoding glutathione peroxidase: MTDSNRLVALGDPSAGRCEDGVCVIDPAAPAPSALASIPFATTGGDEVTLAEYAGRVTLVVNVASRCGLTPQYEGLQRLYAQNADRGFTVLGFPANDFMGQEPGTDAEIAEFCSFNYNVTFPIMSKITVVGTDRHPLYTELIRQAPTAAGKPEVAEAVAGDGPTPMEDPEVLWNFEKFLIGREGTVVGRFAPGVTPDDPGLIAAIDAALTSPGALKPLP
- a CDS encoding HAD family hydrolase — protein: MPTPTLVLDFDGTVCLGDDPVRLYAQEVARRLSAPWGERVVAGAEDFLAGRARPGDAQDGYQAVHALGFAAGLDRASMSPAYQASRERLDAGEGEVGPPSGLGELLDDVRAAGVRTVLLTNAPGTGVFGWLDAVELSDRLDAVITDAGKPASMPDLLGGLLTEADLEGRPDRLLSIGDVWANDVGPALTLGCTAFHIDRFDLHPGRSSRTATTFVELYGDVRDWAARS
- a CDS encoding peroxiredoxin; the protein is MARLTPGETAPGFNLPTSDGGSLSLAELLPTAENGVIVYFYPAAGTPGCTKEACDFRDSLASLQGAGYAVVGVSPDPVAKLASFVEAESLTFPLVSDVEHTTLEAYGAWGEKKNYGRTYTGVIRSTVVVAPDGTVALAQHNVKATGHVAKLRRDLKID
- a CDS encoding helix-turn-helix domain-containing protein → MTLLTGITEPRSLDEAIGQRAHQVMFLKRITAREMAPVLGVSASVVGRKLRGQVAWSAGDVVAAARHLNVGGGFLLGETDDPRPVGPDGDHVEYTPWDSNPEPSD
- a CDS encoding helix-turn-helix domain-containing protein, translated to MANDDDSTWLTTTQAVTLLPAVTPRTLQRWAQKGSVQVQVLASGRYRFRRSDVEKLARERQS